Proteins encoded in a region of the Elizabethkingia bruuniana genome:
- a CDS encoding PhoH family protein — protein sequence MYELNYELKDIDTKQFYGVQNQFFNLIKSSFPTLKITGRDNFIFAMGNNEALKVLQEKLDDIVSFISNNNSIELKDVESILKIKDENEKQLVFDSDILLKGVGGKIIKAKTTNLKKLVKVSEKKDMVFAIGPAGTGKTYTSVALAVRALRDKEVKRIILTRPAVEAGESLGFLPGDMKEKLDPYMQPLYDALRDMIPFEKLEGYIEKKVIEIAPLAFMRGRTLDDAFVILDEAQNTTHSQMKMFLTRMGMNAKFIITGDPSQIDLPKNQQSGLKEAMFILKNIEEIGFIHLTDEDVVRHPVVRKIIQAYSSEEGRMQEK from the coding sequence ATGTATGAATTAAATTATGAACTGAAGGATATAGATACCAAGCAGTTTTATGGGGTGCAGAATCAGTTTTTCAATCTGATTAAGTCCTCATTCCCAACATTGAAAATTACTGGAAGAGACAATTTTATCTTTGCTATGGGCAATAACGAAGCTTTAAAAGTTTTGCAGGAAAAATTAGACGACATTGTTTCTTTTATCTCAAATAATAACAGTATAGAACTAAAAGATGTTGAAAGCATTCTGAAAATAAAGGATGAAAACGAAAAACAATTAGTTTTCGACAGCGATATCTTATTAAAAGGTGTTGGCGGAAAGATTATAAAGGCTAAAACAACCAACCTTAAAAAGCTGGTTAAAGTTTCTGAGAAAAAGGACATGGTCTTTGCTATAGGACCAGCCGGAACTGGTAAGACTTATACAAGTGTTGCTTTGGCGGTAAGAGCTCTCAGAGATAAAGAAGTTAAGCGTATTATCTTAACCCGTCCGGCAGTAGAAGCAGGTGAAAGCCTGGGATTTCTTCCCGGGGATATGAAAGAGAAGCTTGATCCGTATATGCAGCCTTTATATGATGCTTTAAGGGATATGATTCCTTTTGAAAAGCTGGAAGGTTATATCGAGAAAAAGGTAATAGAAATTGCTCCTTTAGCTTTTATGCGTGGACGAACACTGGATGATGCTTTTGTAATTTTAGATGAAGCGCAGAACACAACACATTCTCAGATGAAAATGTTCCTTACCCGTATGGGGATGAATGCTAAATTTATTATTACAGGAGACCCTAGCCAGATAGACTTACCTAAAAATCAGCAATCCGGATTAAAAGAAGCGATGTTTATCCTTAAAAACATCGAAGAAATAGGCTTTATACATCTTACTGATGAAGATGTGGTAAGACACCCTGTAGTGAGAAAAATTATTCAGGCTTATAGTAGTGAAGAAGGTAGAATGCAGGAAAAATAA
- the uvrA gene encoding excinuclease ABC subunit UvrA — translation MAHQDNIDIKKEIFVKNAHLNNLKHIDVSIPKNKLTVITGVSGSGKSSLAFDTIYAEGQRRYVESLSSYARQFLGKLEKPKIDDIKGLAPSIAIQQKVISSNPRSTVGTTTEIYDYLKLLFARVGRTYSPVSGEEVRKDSVTDVIDFIKAQKKAPTLILRAPWHYESENFAEQLKTLKLQGFTRLEIGGNIASIEDLESFGFVPEAGTEIFMVIDRFKYEDDDTFLQRLADSIQMAFYEGKGYCSIKNADNEKIREFSNKFELDDIVFNEPNIHFFSFNNPYGACPTCEGYGKIIGIDEDLVVPNKNLSVYEDAVAPWRGETMKEWKAAFIKKVAKDFPIHKPYFQLTKEQRQFLWRGDKSANFPGVDNFFKMLEENLYKIQYRVMLSRYRGKTTCPTCEGLRLREESSWVKIDGHNIQSMVELPLDELLPLIQSLNLNEHDAAIAKRLVYEIVSRLEFLVKVGLGYLTLNRNSNTLSGGESQRINLATSLGSSLVGSIYILDEPSIGLHSRDTENLIEVLKNLRDLGNTVIVVEHDEDVMRAADHIIDIGPEAGYLGGEVVFSGVFEEIKKANTLTSDYLNGVEEIAVPKHRRKPKEFIHIKGARENNLKNVDVDIPLESLVVVTGVSGSGKSTLMKDVLAQAVQIELELGGKKADFDSITFPKKLIQNIEMIDQNPIGKSSRSNPVTYLKAYDDIRDLFAKQKMSKHMGLKAKHFSFNVDGGRCDECKGEGVITVSMQFMADIELQCETCHGARFKDEILDVKFDEKNISDILNLTVNEALDFFRDNHQDKIVQKLKPLQDVGLGYLQLGQSSSTLSGGEAQRVKLASFLVKGTSHDKTLFIFDEPSTGLHFHDINKLMISLQALVNLGHSVIVIEHQPDIIKCADYIIDIGPEAGKYGGEIVFAGTPEELIKNKTSHTARFIEEKLK, via the coding sequence ATGGCACACCAGGACAATATAGATATTAAAAAAGAGATTTTTGTTAAAAACGCTCATCTCAATAATCTAAAACATATTGATGTTTCCATTCCGAAAAATAAGCTTACCGTTATCACGGGAGTTTCCGGTAGTGGTAAATCTTCCTTAGCCTTCGACACAATCTATGCTGAAGGCCAAAGACGTTATGTAGAAAGTTTAAGTTCCTATGCCCGACAGTTTCTCGGGAAGCTGGAAAAACCAAAGATAGATGATATTAAAGGGCTTGCTCCTTCAATTGCTATACAGCAAAAGGTAATATCCTCTAACCCGCGTTCTACAGTAGGAACAACTACTGAGATATACGATTATCTTAAATTATTATTCGCTCGTGTTGGACGCACCTACTCTCCTGTATCCGGAGAAGAGGTAAGGAAAGACAGCGTTACCGATGTCATAGATTTTATTAAAGCTCAGAAAAAAGCACCTACACTTATTTTACGTGCACCATGGCATTATGAATCCGAAAATTTTGCAGAACAGCTTAAGACTCTAAAATTACAAGGTTTTACAAGACTTGAAATCGGCGGAAATATTGCCAGCATTGAAGATTTAGAAAGCTTTGGATTCGTGCCTGAAGCAGGAACTGAGATATTCATGGTTATCGACCGCTTTAAATATGAAGATGACGATACCTTCCTGCAACGTTTGGCAGATTCTATACAAATGGCTTTTTATGAAGGTAAAGGCTATTGTTCTATCAAAAATGCTGACAACGAAAAAATCAGGGAATTTTCGAATAAATTCGAACTGGACGACATTGTTTTTAATGAACCCAATATTCATTTTTTCAGCTTTAACAATCCTTATGGTGCATGTCCTACCTGTGAAGGTTATGGAAAAATAATAGGCATAGATGAAGATCTTGTGGTTCCAAATAAAAACCTGTCAGTTTATGAGGATGCCGTTGCGCCTTGGCGTGGTGAAACCATGAAAGAATGGAAAGCTGCTTTTATAAAAAAGGTAGCCAAGGACTTCCCAATACACAAACCGTATTTTCAGCTTACCAAAGAGCAGCGTCAATTTTTATGGCGCGGTGATAAATCGGCAAACTTCCCTGGTGTAGACAATTTCTTCAAAATGCTTGAAGAAAATCTTTACAAAATCCAGTACCGTGTTATGCTTTCCCGCTACAGAGGTAAAACAACATGTCCGACATGTGAAGGATTGCGTCTAAGAGAAGAGAGTTCCTGGGTAAAAATTGATGGTCATAATATCCAATCTATGGTTGAATTACCATTAGATGAACTATTACCACTTATCCAAAGCCTGAATCTAAACGAGCACGATGCCGCTATTGCCAAAAGATTGGTATACGAAATTGTTTCACGTTTAGAATTTTTAGTAAAAGTAGGTTTGGGCTATCTTACCCTTAACCGTAATTCGAATACTCTGTCCGGAGGAGAAAGTCAGCGTATTAATCTGGCAACTTCTTTAGGAAGCAGCTTAGTCGGGTCTATTTATATTCTGGATGAGCCTAGTATCGGGCTTCATTCCCGTGATACCGAAAATCTTATAGAAGTATTAAAAAATCTTCGTGATTTAGGGAATACCGTTATTGTGGTAGAACATGATGAAGATGTGATGCGCGCTGCTGATCATATTATAGATATAGGTCCGGAAGCTGGTTACCTGGGCGGTGAGGTTGTATTCAGTGGTGTCTTTGAGGAAATAAAAAAAGCGAATACACTAACTTCTGATTACCTAAACGGTGTTGAAGAAATCGCTGTACCTAAACACAGAAGAAAACCGAAAGAATTTATCCATATAAAAGGAGCCAGAGAAAATAATCTTAAAAATGTTGATGTAGATATCCCATTAGAAAGCTTAGTTGTAGTAACAGGTGTTTCCGGAAGCGGAAAATCTACATTAATGAAAGATGTTCTGGCACAAGCCGTTCAGATAGAACTGGAATTAGGAGGTAAAAAAGCGGATTTTGATTCGATAACATTCCCGAAAAAGCTGATTCAGAATATCGAAATGATTGATCAGAATCCAATCGGAAAATCATCCCGTTCCAATCCTGTGACTTATCTGAAAGCTTACGATGACATACGTGATCTTTTTGCTAAACAGAAAATGTCCAAGCATATGGGACTGAAAGCGAAACATTTTTCTTTCAATGTGGATGGCGGCCGTTGTGATGAATGTAAAGGCGAAGGTGTAATTACTGTTTCCATGCAGTTTATGGCAGATATAGAATTACAATGTGAAACCTGCCATGGAGCTCGTTTTAAAGATGAAATTCTGGATGTAAAATTCGACGAAAAGAATATCTCGGACATTCTTAATCTTACGGTAAACGAAGCTTTAGATTTCTTCAGAGACAATCATCAAGATAAAATTGTTCAGAAACTAAAACCACTTCAGGATGTAGGATTAGGCTATCTTCAGTTAGGACAGTCCTCTTCTACTCTTTCCGGAGGTGAGGCACAAAGGGTAAAATTGGCATCTTTTCTTGTAAAAGGTACAAGTCACGACAAGACTTTATTTATATTCGATGAGCCTTCTACAGGTCTCCATTTCCATGATATCAACAAGTTAATGATTTCGTTACAGGCGCTGGTTAATCTTGGCCATTCTGTTATTGTTATCGAGCATCAGCCGGATATTATTAAATGTGCAGACTATATTATCGATATTGGTCCGGAAGCAGGTAAATATGGTGGTGAAATTGTATTTGCAGGAACTCCTGAAGAACTGATAAAAAACAAAACCTCACATACCGCAAGGTTTATTGAGGAGAAACTAAAATAA
- a CDS encoding SAM hydrolase/SAM-dependent halogenase family protein: protein MPIITLTSDYGTLDYRVAAIKGSIYNELATINIVDITHQIQAYNLQQTAYIIRSSYRYYPKGTIHIISVDSFYHKDRKNIIAKVDDHYFICADNGLLSLMFFDINPDDIYEIKLGNRFDDQVSFTSTDIFVPVAAHLAKGGIPEVVGKKTNKIKENSFPRAILNEAEGIIVGEIMYIDNFGNAISNISKNFFNNTLKSYDSFELKFRNFVMSKVNNHYTDVVDDWKNEPQYHGSVSAIFNESDLLEVAIYKGSSINGASSLLGLSVGERIFIEFS from the coding sequence ATGCCGATTATTACACTAACTTCTGATTACGGAACACTCGATTACCGGGTTGCTGCTATTAAGGGTAGTATATACAATGAACTGGCGACTATAAACATAGTCGACATTACTCATCAGATACAGGCATATAACCTTCAGCAGACGGCTTACATCATCCGAAGTTCTTACAGATATTATCCTAAAGGGACAATACACATTATTAGTGTGGATTCTTTTTACCATAAAGACCGGAAGAATATTATCGCCAAAGTAGATGATCATTATTTTATTTGTGCAGATAATGGTTTGTTGAGTTTGATGTTCTTCGACATTAATCCGGATGATATCTATGAAATCAAATTAGGAAACCGTTTCGACGATCAGGTAAGTTTTACCTCAACAGATATTTTCGTTCCTGTTGCTGCACATTTGGCTAAAGGCGGAATACCCGAAGTTGTTGGTAAAAAAACAAATAAAATAAAAGAAAACTCTTTCCCAAGAGCGATTCTGAATGAAGCTGAAGGTATTATCGTAGGAGAAATTATGTATATTGATAATTTTGGAAATGCCATTTCCAACATCAGCAAGAATTTCTTCAACAATACTTTAAAGTCTTATGATAGCTTTGAATTAAAGTTCAGGAACTTTGTCATGTCAAAAGTAAACAACCATTACACCGATGTGGTAGATGACTGGAAAAACGAACCTCAGTATCACGGAAGTGTTTCTGCTATATTTAATGAAAGTGACCTTTTGGAAGTTGCTATTTATAAAGGTAGCAGCATAAACGGAGCCTCCAGCCTGCTTGGGCTTAGTGTTGGCGAACGCATCTTTATTGAGTTCAGCTAA
- a CDS encoding CopD family protein: MAYLIIKALHIIFMVSYFAGLFYTVRLFVYYKDTDAFDNPKRDVLREQYSFMASRLWNIITVPGGTLMLVFGITMICMNPALFKMPWFHLKLTALVGLAIYHYWCWKKVIQLKNLNKATLPSKNLALRQANEIATFILFFVVFTVILKYALLEYWWQLALGFVGLVIFITLVVKLVNRKRK, encoded by the coding sequence ATGGCCTACCTCATTATCAAAGCATTACACATTATCTTCATGGTAAGTTATTTCGCGGGGCTTTTCTATACCGTACGATTATTTGTCTATTATAAAGATACCGACGCATTCGATAATCCTAAAAGAGATGTCCTTCGTGAACAATATTCCTTTATGGCCAGTAGGTTATGGAATATTATTACAGTACCTGGAGGTACATTGATGCTTGTCTTTGGTATTACGATGATTTGTATGAATCCGGCTTTATTCAAAATGCCATGGTTTCATTTAAAACTTACAGCATTAGTAGGTCTGGCAATTTACCATTACTGGTGTTGGAAAAAGGTAATTCAGCTGAAAAATCTTAATAAGGCAACTTTACCTTCCAAAAACCTTGCGCTAAGACAGGCTAACGAAATTGCTACATTCATCCTCTTTTTTGTGGTATTTACTGTTATCCTAAAATACGCATTACTGGAATACTGGTGGCAGCTAGCTTTAGGATTTGTAGGACTTGTTATTTTTATTACTTTAGTGGTTAAGTTAGTTAACCGCAAAAGAAAGTAA
- a CDS encoding OmpW family outer membrane protein: MKKNLLIGAFALLGFAASAQTEKGSWVVGGSTSIGFNNVSTKVKSDNTTFDGPKVNTFTIAPSAGYFVIDKLSVGLDLAYTNATTKYDGAKTTSNTFAILPTATYYFTDNTVIKPYLGAGIGYASNTEKEEYRGKSNKYTADGFAWKVKGGFAYFFTPSIAADLGLSYSQFSNKDNGVRTNVNTFGVGVGLSVFFK, from the coding sequence ATGAAGAAAAATTTATTGATTGGTGCATTTGCACTGTTAGGATTTGCAGCAAGCGCACAAACAGAAAAGGGGAGTTGGGTTGTAGGAGGATCTACATCTATTGGTTTTAACAATGTGTCAACTAAAGTGAAAAGCGATAATACAACTTTTGATGGACCAAAAGTTAATACATTTACAATTGCGCCTTCTGCTGGTTATTTTGTAATTGATAAGCTATCTGTTGGACTTGATCTTGCGTATACAAATGCTACAACAAAGTATGATGGTGCAAAAACTACGAGTAATACATTTGCTATTTTACCGACAGCTACTTATTATTTTACAGATAATACTGTAATTAAACCTTATTTGGGAGCTGGTATTGGTTATGCATCTAATACTGAAAAGGAAGAATACAGAGGGAAATCTAACAAGTATACAGCAGACGGATTTGCATGGAAAGTAAAAGGAGGTTTTGCATACTTCTTTACGCCAAGTATTGCAGCTGATTTAGGATTATCTTATTCTCAGTTTTCAAATAAAGATAATGGTGTAAGAACAAATGTAAATACTTTCGGAGTAGGAGTTGGTTTATCCGTATTCTTTAAATAG
- a CDS encoding class I SAM-dependent methyltransferase, whose translation MNPEEQYIEVNKESWNNRVDTHFDSEFYDVEGFLKGNTSLNSIELDLLGNLSGKKVLHLQCHFGQDSISLSRMGAEVTGIDLSDKAIEKAKELALQAGTDTKFVCSDVYNLPNVLNEKFDIVFTSYGTIGWLPDLDKWAAVINHFLKPGGQFIFAEFHPVVWMFDDDFKGIGYNYFKSDAIVETNTGTYAEKEADMVLHTVSWNHGLSEVFTSLINQKMQITAFNEFDYSPYNCFRHTEEFEPKKFRIKHLGNNIPMVYSLLAQKAE comes from the coding sequence ATGAATCCTGAGGAACAATATATAGAAGTTAATAAAGAATCCTGGAACAATAGAGTCGATACCCATTTCGATTCTGAATTTTATGATGTAGAAGGTTTCCTGAAAGGAAATACTTCACTCAATAGTATAGAACTGGATCTGCTTGGGAATCTCTCTGGTAAAAAAGTTCTGCACCTGCAGTGTCACTTTGGACAGGACAGCATTTCTCTTTCACGTATGGGTGCAGAAGTCACAGGAATTGATCTATCTGACAAGGCAATTGAAAAAGCAAAAGAATTAGCTCTACAGGCAGGAACTGACACCAAATTTGTATGCAGTGATGTATACAATCTTCCAAATGTTTTAAATGAAAAATTTGATATTGTATTTACCAGTTATGGGACTATAGGCTGGCTACCTGATTTGGATAAATGGGCTGCTGTTATTAATCATTTTCTAAAACCCGGCGGTCAATTTATTTTTGCCGAATTTCATCCGGTTGTATGGATGTTTGATGATGACTTTAAAGGTATTGGTTACAATTATTTTAAAAGTGATGCTATAGTGGAAACCAATACAGGTACCTATGCCGAAAAAGAAGCAGACATGGTCCTTCATACGGTTTCATGGAATCATGGTTTATCCGAAGTTTTCACAAGTCTAATCAATCAGAAAATGCAAATTACAGCATTTAATGAATTTGATTATTCACCTTACAACTGCTTCAGACATACAGAAGAATTTGAACCCAAAAAATTCAGGATAAAACATCTGGGGAATAATATTCCTATGGTATATTCACTTTTAGCTCAAAAAGCAGAATAA
- a CDS encoding serine hydrolase domain-containing protein, whose translation MKKLLSFLFLLLLLNLSAQKGLEKSADSIMKVHYIPEMAYAVVTPDKIQVQKTIGHHRIEQINEKPNANISDFFHLGSNTKAITGFIAGYLTEQNKIKWDTKFFDLFPELKDKSNPKYLNITLSQLLKHKAGIQPFTSGAEYQKLPVFNGNKSEKRQAFAQYVLTLSPVQNDKPYNYSNAGYSVAAFMLEKVSGKTWEQLVQDVLKDKLKLQYTLGWPNRTDINQPWGHWEDAQLVSVAPETKYDLSLAEPAGDISMNIINYSKYIQLNLQGLAEKDNFLKAKTYQYLFNSSDHYSIGWGNSILNNIKYSEHRGTDGTFLSYTLINQSEPKAYIILINNASEQAQDGLFKFLKLLKKQYP comes from the coding sequence ATGAAAAAACTATTATCCTTTTTATTTCTGTTACTATTATTAAATCTTTCTGCACAAAAGGGCTTAGAAAAATCTGCCGACAGCATTATGAAAGTTCATTATATTCCGGAAATGGCTTATGCAGTTGTAACACCAGATAAAATACAGGTACAAAAAACAATTGGCCACCACCGAATTGAACAGATTAATGAAAAACCAAATGCTAACATTAGTGATTTTTTTCATTTAGGCTCCAATACAAAGGCAATTACAGGCTTCATTGCCGGTTATTTAACAGAACAGAATAAAATCAAATGGGATACAAAGTTTTTCGATCTGTTTCCTGAATTAAAAGATAAAAGTAATCCTAAATACCTGAATATTACACTTAGCCAACTTCTGAAGCACAAAGCCGGAATTCAACCATTCACATCCGGTGCTGAATATCAGAAGCTTCCTGTATTTAATGGCAACAAATCTGAAAAAAGACAGGCATTCGCTCAATATGTCCTAACGCTTTCCCCGGTACAAAACGATAAACCCTACAATTATTCCAATGCCGGTTATAGTGTAGCAGCATTTATGCTGGAAAAAGTAAGTGGAAAAACATGGGAACAATTGGTTCAGGATGTTTTAAAGGATAAATTAAAACTACAATATACACTAGGCTGGCCAAACAGAACCGACATCAATCAACCATGGGGACATTGGGAAGATGCGCAGCTGGTGAGTGTAGCGCCAGAAACTAAATATGACCTGAGCCTGGCTGAACCGGCAGGAGATATCAGCATGAATATTATCAATTATTCAAAATACATTCAACTCAATTTACAAGGCCTGGCAGAAAAGGATAACTTTTTGAAAGCAAAAACCTATCAGTATTTATTCAATTCATCCGACCATTATAGTATTGGCTGGGGAAATAGTATTCTAAATAATATAAAATATTCTGAGCATCGAGGAACGGACGGAACTTTCCTTTCGTATACACTTATCAATCAATCAGAACCTAAAGCCTATATTATTTTAATTAATAATGCCAGCGAGCAAGCTCAGGATGGTTTATTTAAATTTTTAAAACTTCTTAAAAAGCAATATCCATAA